A stretch of the Pseudorasbora parva isolate DD20220531a chromosome 13, ASM2467924v1, whole genome shotgun sequence genome encodes the following:
- the polr3d gene encoding DNA-directed RNA polymerase III subunit RPC4 yields the protein MDSSGDPSGPPRTPQIGGARGLPMGRRLPASITPGRLPTMRSRDLTLGGVKKKTFTPNIIGRKSKEELKADEGKRRDKKDVDRGRQRDGRGRGRGRPEVIQSHSIFEQGPAEMMAKRKGVYDDARETPNTGPSPIINIKKERETEEETKEILRKLEKDNFLDDPHLTGERGSCPVQLPLAVSGWVFKQEFIEKTSSDPEPISTVAEVKVKQEPLDIPEAKKAETMFRLPPLPEPDLLPDLLEVWNHCKEEELLFMQLPDSLPGQPPTSDVRPTKTEVQSSDGQTMMQKTETQDESQEENSCCLKDLQEGLVGKMLVRKSGKVQLILGNVTLDVALGTPCAFLQELVSVNTEGRRGDLSVLGHVKHKLVCSPDFQALLENRA from the exons ATGGATAGCTCTGGTGACCCCAGTGGGCCTCCACGGACGCCGCAGATAGGGGGAGCCAGAGGGCTGCCAATGGGCCGCCGGCTGCCCGCTTCCATCACTCCAGGACGCCTCCCAACAATGCGCTCCAGAGACCTCACGTTAGGAGGCGTCAAAAAG AAAACCTTCACCCCGAATATTATTGGTCGAAAATCAAAAGAGGA ATTAAAAGCTGATGAAGGAAAGAGGCGAGATAAGAAGGATGTTGATCGAGGTCGGCAGCGGGACGGCCGAGGGAGGGGCCGAGGTCGCCCTGAGGTCATCCAGTCTCATTCTATTTTCGAGCAGGGTCCTGCTGAGATGATGGCCAAGAGGAAAG GTGTATATGACGACGCCAGAGAAACGCCAAACACTGGCCCTTCGCCCATCATCAACATCAAAAAGGAGAGAGAGACCGAAGAGGAGACTAAAGAAATCCTGCGCAAACTTGAGAAGGACAAT TTTCTGGATGACCCTCACCTGACGGGTGAAAGAGGAAGCTGTCCTGTGCAGCTGCCGCTGGCTGTGTCCGGATGGGTCTTCAAACAGGAGTTCATTGAGAAGACCTCTTCAGATCCTGAACCAATCAGCACTGTAGCTGAAGTCAAGG TCAAGCAGGAGCCGCTAGATATTCCTGAAGCCAAGAAGGCGGAGACTATGTTCAGACTGCCACCCTTGCCTGAACCTGATTTGCTGCCTGATTTACTGGAGGTGTGGAATCACTGCAAAGAGGAGGAGCTTCTCTTCATGCAGCTCCCTGATTCGCTGCCAGGCCAGCCGCCCACCAGTGACGTCCGGCCCACCAAAACAGAGGTGCAGTCCAGCGATGGACAGACCATGATGCAGAAGACCGAGACACAG gATGAGTCTCAAGAAGAGAACAGCTGTTGTCTCAAGGATCTACAGGAGGGTTTGGTGGGAAAGATGCTCGTAAGGAAGTCGGGCAAAGTGCAGCTTATTCTGGGTAACGTCACCCTGGATGTGGCCCTAGGAACCCCCTGTGCCTTCCTGCAG